In one window of Primulina tabacum isolate GXHZ01 chromosome 8, ASM2559414v2, whole genome shotgun sequence DNA:
- the LOC142554369 gene encoding protein DROOPING LEAF, whose product MSTESSLKNTMDLVQASSEHLCYVRCNFCNTVLAVGIPGKRLLDTITVKCGHCSNLSFMSTRPPLPGQCYDHQTSSHQALCGESKKGQSSSSSSSTFIEPLSPKAPFVVKPPEKKHRLPSAYNRFMKEEIQRIKAANPEIPHREAFSAAAKNWARYIPNTPQGSISSSNNA is encoded by the exons atgAGCACAGAATCATCTCTCAAAAACACCATGGATTTGGTTCAAGCCAGCTCTGAACATCTTTGCTATGTCCGATGCAACTTCTGCAATACTGTTCTTGCG GTTGGGATCCCAGGCAAGAGGTTGTTGGATACTATCACAGTGAAATGTGGGCATTGCAGCAATCTTTCTTTTATGAGCACCAGGCCCCCACTTCCAGGGCAATGTTATGATCATCAAACTTCTTCTCACCAG GCACTCTGTGGGGAATCTAAGAAGGGCCAGTCTTCGTCTTCTTCCTCATCCACATTCATCGAGCCCTTATCTCCTAAAGCTCCATTCGTGGTGAAAC CTCCCGAGAAGAAGCACAGGCTTCCATCTGCCTACAATAGATTCATGAA AGAGGAAATTCAGCGCATCAAAGCCGCAAATCCAGAGATACCACATCGAGAAGCTTTCAGCGCTGCAGCTAAGAAT TGGGCTAGGTACATTCCAAACACACCTCAAGGCTCCATTTCAAGCAGTAACAAT GCTTAA
- the LOC142552645 gene encoding protein BIG GRAIN 1-like E encodes MSVTGYSVPSGFEKISLQWRNYSGELDVFEATQYFSGANEAPGYVSPNLGQNPIKTVRRMSLDLPKSNIISAQINQIPEKQILKDNKKYKQPSSPGARIASFLNSLFNQKSAKKKKLISGRTNNDPEVENTGEQRRRRSGISHFPVTNSAADSKSIYSTSSSGFTTPHIYANTPTKLYKEFRSFSEPLQHVISGPKSGENFMPGSLKNEEYDVKTNTDYAWSDEKLISFRNGSSAKVVSNGSSEFADQKKCSTNYWVENYPSDVQEFRKFSHGGDSDSSSDLFDLPNYDLDICSSTGLPVYETTQMDMVKKSVLISSTATV; translated from the coding sequence ATGTCTGTTACAGGCTATTCAGTACCCTCAGGATTCGAAAAGATTTCACTCCAGTGGAGGAATTATTCCGGGGAGCTCGATGTTTTCGAGGCGACTCAGTACTTCTCCGGCGCCAATGAAGCTCCAGGTTACGTTTCTCCAAATCTTGGGCAGAATCCCATAAAAACTGTTAGACGGATGAGTCTAGACTTGCCGAAAAGCAATATAATTTCTGCACAGATCAATCAGATTCCCGAAAAGCAAATATTGAAAGATAACAAGAAATACAAGCAGCCAAGCTCTCCAGGAGCAAGGATTGCTAGTTTTTTGAACTCTTTATTCAATCAAAAATCTGCAAAGAAGAAGAAACTGATATCTGGTCGCACCAATAACGATCCTGAAGTAGAAAACACTGGTGAgcagaggagaagaagaagcgGTATCAGCCATTTTCCCGTCACGAATTCTGCTGCTGATTCGAAATCTATTTATTCAACTTCAAGTTCCGGTTTCACAACTCCTCATATTTATGCAAACACTCCCACAAAATTATACAAAGAATTCAGAAGCTTTTCTGAGCCCCTTCAGCATGTAATTTCTGGGCCGAAATCCGGTGAAAATTTCATGCCGGGTTCCTTAAAAAATGAGGAGTATGATGTTAAAACAAACACGGATTATGCCTGGTCGGATgagaaactgatcagtttcagaaACGGATCTTCCGCAAAAGTTGTAAGCAACGGGAGCTCCGAATTTGCAGATCAGAAGAAATGTTCCACGAATTATTGGGTTGAAAATTATCCATCCGACGTACAGGAATTCCGAAAATTCAGCCATGGTGGAGACAGTGATTCAAGTTCTGATCTGTTTGATTTACCAAATTACGATTTGGATATTTGTTCGAGCACTGGTTTGCCTGTTTATGAAACAACTCAAATGGATATGGTCAAGAAAAGTGTTTTAATTTCCAGCACTGCAACAGTGTAA